From a region of the Nitrospira sp. genome:
- a CDS encoding copper resistance protein CopC, which produces MIGSPRRRTFVRFILIVTFALGMPITSAFAHSMLVKAEPPRRAVLTKSPTQVRLWFNEKIEGDYASLVVLDAKKQPITDLKPTLAPDDQKSILLPLPELAPGKYSVKFRVLSVDGHVVESAFDFTVKGEVQRK; this is translated from the coding sequence ATGATCGGCTCACCACGCAGGCGTACGTTTGTGCGCTTCATTTTGATCGTGACATTCGCCCTGGGAATGCCCATCACCTCGGCCTTTGCGCATTCTATGCTGGTCAAGGCGGAGCCTCCACGACGAGCCGTCCTCACCAAGTCGCCGACTCAAGTGCGGTTGTGGTTCAACGAGAAAATTGAAGGTGATTACGCCTCGCTCGTGGTCCTCGATGCCAAGAAGCAGCCGATCACCGACTTGAAACCCACCCTCGCCCCGGATGACCAAAAATCGATTCTACTGCCATTACCGGAGTTGGCACCCGGCAAGTATTCTGTAAAATTTCGTGTCCTCTCCGTCGATGGTCACGTAGTCGAATCTGCCTTCGACTTTACCGTAAAGGGCGAAGTTCAAAGGAAATGA
- a CDS encoding HD domain-containing protein: MRVYTPDKVEPAVLSIQGMLRKIDHLYLPHTSRRDLESILVRQVSKELDLLLPWQAGHGQKTADIALLIGEAAHLDAVTLHQLKLAALLHDVGLLMLPLHLQSEQGSLDPESYVAIQNHPRLGATLLEPFSFLRDATMMIAHHHERWDGSGYPYGLRGEFIPLGARILAVADAFDAIDIPGVADQGLRDHIALRILRVASATQFDPFVVSLLGELLGKIETTGLNETLHL; encoded by the coding sequence ATGCGCGTGTACACGCCAGATAAAGTTGAGCCAGCCGTTCTGAGTATTCAAGGCATGCTCAGAAAGATCGATCATCTTTATCTGCCACATACATCCCGCCGCGACCTCGAAAGCATCCTCGTCCGGCAGGTAAGCAAGGAGCTCGATCTACTGCTCCCTTGGCAAGCAGGACATGGGCAAAAGACGGCCGACATCGCGCTTTTGATCGGGGAAGCCGCGCATCTCGATGCCGTGACTTTACACCAGCTGAAACTGGCCGCCCTGCTTCACGATGTCGGCCTTCTCATGTTGCCGCTCCACTTACAATCCGAGCAAGGGTCGCTCGATCCGGAATCCTACGTGGCGATTCAAAACCACCCGCGGCTCGGTGCCACGTTACTTGAACCCTTTTCCTTCCTCCGCGATGCAACCATGATGATTGCACACCACCATGAGCGTTGGGATGGGTCCGGTTACCCGTATGGTCTAAGAGGAGAGTTTATTCCCTTGGGAGCGAGAATCCTGGCCGTTGCGGATGCATTCGACGCCATTGATATTCCCGGTGTCGCTGATCAAGGTCTCCGGGATCACATCGCGCTTCGAATCCTCCGAGTAGCCTCAGCAACGCAATTTGACCCTTTTGTCGTCAGTCTTTTGGGTGAACTCTTAGGAAAGATCGAGACTACAGGTTTGAATGAAACTCTTCACCTCTAA
- a CDS encoding NapC/NirT family cytochrome c, with protein sequence MGKMGTLVTGAILTIVFIVVVFGGEAAVSRTEFCISCHSEIYPYEELKKSSHWGAIGMDPGCKDCHVPQGLSNFHKAIYTHVVDGVPFLIKEFTTDYSTVEKFNEHRPEAAYRARMKLKEWDSLTCRACHKNTKPPGASAKAAHAKMQSEGATCIDCHQNLVHKKVPEHDLNASLAQGRPVLKEVKKKKDDDDEDE encoded by the coding sequence ATGGGGAAGATGGGGACTCTTGTAACAGGCGCAATTCTCACGATTGTTTTCATCGTTGTGGTATTTGGCGGTGAGGCGGCTGTCTCTCGAACGGAATTCTGCATCAGCTGCCATTCCGAAATTTACCCCTATGAGGAGCTGAAGAAGTCTTCGCATTGGGGGGCAATAGGGATGGATCCAGGCTGTAAGGATTGTCACGTGCCACAGGGCCTGTCCAATTTCCACAAGGCCATTTATACGCACGTGGTAGACGGCGTGCCATTCCTGATCAAGGAATTTACCACTGACTATTCAACTGTCGAAAAGTTCAATGAGCATCGCCCAGAGGCTGCTTACCGGGCTCGTATGAAGCTGAAGGAGTGGGACAGCCTGACGTGCCGAGCTTGCCATAAGAACACGAAACCGCCAGGTGCTTCAGCCAAGGCCGCGCATGCCAAGATGCAGAGCGAAGGGGCCACGTGTATAGACTGTCATCAAAATCTGGTGCACAAGAAAGTACCAGAGCACGATCTGAACGCGAGCCTTGCTCAGGGACGTCCTGTGCTGAAAGAGGTCAAAAAGAAGAAGGATGACGACGACGAAGACGAATAA
- the bfr gene encoding bacterioferritin — translation MKAKEGVVNILNKILTADLTAINQYFVHAKMCENWGYERLQHKVRERSIDEMKDADELIGHILYLEGVPNMQRMNAVQVGETVPEQLKLDLKAEQEMLSLLNEGIVHCTKVTDFTTRHMLEDMAKDVDAHIDWIETQFDTIKQVGLENYLAEQIKKES, via the coding sequence ATGAAAGCAAAAGAAGGGGTCGTCAACATCCTCAACAAAATCCTGACGGCGGATTTGACCGCCATCAATCAGTATTTCGTCCATGCCAAAATGTGCGAAAACTGGGGGTATGAACGCCTCCAGCATAAAGTGCGCGAACGGAGCATCGATGAGATGAAGGATGCCGATGAACTCATCGGTCATATTCTGTACCTGGAAGGTGTGCCCAATATGCAGCGAATGAACGCTGTCCAGGTCGGTGAGACCGTTCCTGAACAGCTTAAATTGGACTTGAAGGCAGAGCAGGAGATGCTGAGCTTACTGAATGAAGGCATCGTGCATTGCACCAAGGTCACCGATTTCACGACGCGGCACATGCTCGAAGACATGGCGAAAGATGTCGACGCCCATATCGATTGGATCGAAACCCAATTTGATACCATCAAACAAGTCGGTCTGGAGAATTACCTCGCCGAACAAATCAAGAAAGAATCCTGA
- a CDS encoding FAD:protein FMN transferase, whose amino-acid sequence MISIRSSISVPWSKRFRSRHRWKRGFTRSCLILGIRDISAGTGGKDEVTMKMPHLHTISVSMLCFIIPMVASCVEIRPASPPIVSKRIQMHMGTLVTVTAVASDKNVGDRAVQAAFDEIKRLEQLLSTWRSDSELSQVNAQAGHRPVQVSPDTFQLVLKALDIAALTHGGFNIALGPAVEAWSVTEEQRIPGDKELQQLKLLVDWTSIQFDRERRTIYLPLKGMRIDVGGIGKGYAADRAVEEMKRVGARGGVVALSGDIKTFGSLPDGAGFSVGIRHPREEGTLIAVIDLKDEAISTAGDYERFFERDGVRYHHILDPHTLQPARACQSVTVIAKEGVMADGLDTGIFVLGPERGMALVEHLPDVEAIIIDGEGRVTVSSGLQDRLRAP is encoded by the coding sequence ATGATCAGTATCCGATCTTCGATAAGCGTTCCATGGTCGAAACGCTTCCGCAGCCGTCACAGATGGAAGCGCGGCTTTACGAGGTCATGCCTTATCCTCGGTATTCGAGATATTTCCGCCGGCACTGGTGGTAAGGACGAGGTCACAATGAAAATGCCTCATCTTCATACCATTTCCGTAAGCATGCTCTGTTTCATCATTCCTATGGTGGCCAGCTGTGTAGAAATACGACCCGCGTCCCCGCCCATTGTCTCGAAACGTATCCAGATGCACATGGGCACTCTCGTTACAGTCACGGCTGTCGCTTCCGACAAAAACGTGGGCGATCGGGCCGTACAGGCCGCATTCGATGAAATCAAGCGGCTTGAACAGTTACTGAGCACCTGGCGTTCTGACAGTGAACTCTCGCAGGTGAATGCACAGGCGGGCCATCGGCCGGTGCAGGTGAGCCCTGATACATTCCAATTGGTGCTCAAAGCTCTGGATATCGCAGCGCTCACACATGGTGGGTTCAATATTGCTCTTGGCCCTGCGGTTGAAGCCTGGAGTGTGACCGAGGAGCAACGCATTCCCGGTGATAAGGAGTTGCAACAGCTGAAGCTGCTCGTCGATTGGACCAGTATTCAATTTGATAGAGAGCGAAGAACGATTTATCTGCCGCTTAAGGGGATGCGCATCGATGTCGGCGGGATTGGCAAGGGGTATGCGGCCGATCGGGCAGTGGAGGAGATGAAGCGGGTAGGGGCCAGGGGCGGCGTGGTTGCCTTATCGGGAGACATCAAGACCTTCGGCAGCTTGCCGGACGGAGCCGGGTTTTCGGTAGGGATCAGGCACCCACGTGAAGAAGGTACATTGATCGCCGTCATCGACTTAAAGGATGAAGCGATTTCAACGGCAGGTGATTACGAACGGTTCTTCGAACGGGATGGAGTCCGCTATCATCACATCTTGGATCCACACACGTTGCAACCGGCACGTGCTTGTCAGAGCGTCACGGTCATTGCCAAGGAAGGCGTGATGGCCGATGGACTGGATACGGGGATCTTTGTGTTGGGCCCTGAGCGAGGAATGGCTTTGGTGGAGCACTTACCGGACGTTGAAGCTATCATTATCGATGGTGAAGGAAGGGTGACCGTATCGTCTGGGCTTCAAGACAGGCTGCGTGCCCCATGA
- the bfr gene encoding bacterioferritin: MKAKEGVVERLNQVLQAELTAVHQYLLHAAMCKNWGYERLHEHFSHLATEEVQHSAGLMDHILYLDGTPDVEQLDTVAQGRDAVALFRADLEFEREDVELLRKAIAHCAKVNDFTTRHLLEHMIEDSEEHVDWFETQLRTIEQVGLDRFLSEHIKK; this comes from the coding sequence ATGAAAGCCAAAGAAGGGGTCGTTGAACGTCTCAACCAGGTATTACAAGCCGAATTAACGGCTGTGCACCAGTATCTGCTGCATGCCGCTATGTGCAAGAATTGGGGATATGAACGGCTGCATGAGCACTTCAGCCATCTGGCAACTGAAGAAGTGCAACATTCAGCCGGGCTGATGGACCATATCTTGTACCTAGACGGGACGCCGGATGTGGAACAGCTCGATACGGTCGCACAGGGGCGGGATGCAGTGGCCCTGTTTCGAGCTGACCTGGAGTTCGAACGTGAAGATGTTGAATTGCTCCGAAAGGCGATCGCACATTGCGCCAAGGTGAATGATTTCACAACGCGTCACCTGCTGGAGCATATGATTGAGGATTCGGAAGAGCACGTTGACTGGTTCGAAACGCAACTGCGGACGATCGAGCAGGTCGGTCTCGATCGATTTCTTTCGGAGCACATCAAGAAGTAG
- a CDS encoding MOSC domain-containing protein has product MQVGLPRTVGNGDSPNPLDQVWTTGFFKEPTSGFVWLGRTNLSGDGQADLENHGGPEKAVNAYPIEHYLYWTEALALSDLPLGAFGENFTTEGLLENTVCIGDVFEIGDSLVQVSQPRQPCWKLARRWRVKDLAVQVQETGRTGWYFRVLREGRVQAGSTLTLIERPCPRWTVAAANRVMHDDMNNVDLARDLADCTYLSPRWRSKLTRRADTGTIENTSSRLDGPKGGSK; this is encoded by the coding sequence GTGCAAGTTGGACTACCGAGGACCGTGGGGAACGGCGACTCGCCGAATCCTCTGGATCAGGTCTGGACCACAGGGTTTTTTAAGGAGCCGACTTCTGGATTTGTGTGGCTGGGACGGACTAATCTCTCCGGTGACGGGCAGGCAGACCTTGAGAACCACGGCGGGCCAGAAAAAGCCGTCAATGCCTACCCTATCGAGCACTACCTTTATTGGACAGAGGCCTTAGCGTTATCAGACCTCCCTCTTGGAGCCTTTGGTGAAAACTTCACAACTGAGGGTCTATTAGAGAACACTGTTTGTATCGGAGATGTGTTTGAGATTGGGGATTCCCTGGTCCAAGTATCCCAACCAAGACAACCATGTTGGAAATTGGCTCGCCGCTGGCGGGTAAAGGATTTAGCTGTTCAGGTCCAAGAAACAGGTCGGACAGGGTGGTATTTCCGGGTGCTCCGGGAAGGCCGAGTTCAAGCGGGAAGTACATTGACCCTGATTGAACGGCCATGCCCACGATGGACCGTGGCAGCTGCTAATAGGGTGATGCACGACGATATGAACAATGTGGATCTTGCCAGAGATCTTGCGGACTGCACCTACCTCTCTCCAAGATGGCGAAGCAAGCTCACGCGACGTGCAGACACTGGGACAATCGAGAATACGTCATCAAGGCTGGATGGGCCAAAGGGAGGGAGCAAGTAG
- a CDS encoding methane monooxygenase/ammonia monooxygenase subunit C, with product MAADSSGRGYDISQWYDSKPVKLGWLAILGIGVFWVLYQRAFGYSHGLDSMTPEFDSVWMGLWRFNILANAVFFATTIGWIWVTRDRNLANLDHKLELKRYFYWMGWLVCYIWGVYYAGSYTLEQDAAWHQVIIRDTSFTASHIVAFYGTFPLYITCGVASYLYAQTRLPLYAQATSFPLVAAVVGPMFILPNVGLNEWGHAFWFVDELFSAPLHWGFVTLGWCGLFGAAGGVAAQIVSRMSNLADVIWNNAPKSILDPFPSQVGPGHKTVY from the coding sequence ATGGCAGCTGACAGTTCGGGGCGAGGGTATGACATTTCGCAGTGGTATGACTCGAAGCCGGTGAAGTTGGGCTGGCTGGCGATTCTGGGGATCGGGGTGTTTTGGGTGCTGTATCAACGGGCGTTCGGGTACTCGCACGGGTTAGACTCCATGACCCCCGAGTTCGATTCGGTGTGGATGGGGCTGTGGCGGTTTAACATCTTAGCGAACGCGGTGTTCTTTGCGACGACGATCGGGTGGATCTGGGTGACGCGGGATCGGAACCTGGCGAACCTGGACCACAAGCTGGAGCTGAAGCGGTACTTTTACTGGATGGGCTGGCTCGTCTGCTACATCTGGGGGGTGTACTACGCGGGCAGCTACACGTTAGAGCAAGATGCGGCGTGGCACCAAGTGATCATCCGGGACACGAGCTTCACGGCGAGCCACATTGTGGCGTTCTACGGGACGTTCCCGTTGTACATCACGTGCGGCGTGGCGAGCTACCTGTATGCGCAGACGCGGTTACCGCTGTACGCCCAGGCGACGTCGTTCCCGCTGGTGGCGGCGGTGGTGGGGCCGATGTTCATCCTGCCGAACGTGGGGTTGAACGAGTGGGGGCATGCGTTCTGGTTCGTCGATGAATTGTTCTCGGCCCCGTTGCACTGGGGCTTTGTGACGTTGGGGTGGTGCGGGTTGTTCGGCGCGGCAGGCGGCGTGGCGGCGCAGATCGTGAGCCGGATGTCGAATCTGGCGGACGTGATCTGGAACAACGCGCCGAAGAGCATCCTGGATCCGTTCCCCAGCCAGGTGGGCCCCGGGCACAAGACCGTGTACTAA
- a CDS encoding CopD family protein has product MIEAAGALFRFLQLASNMILIGGCIFLAIAEQTFAGSGHPWPTHLKKTFPWLALAILIGLFGLLATTTAQATGVPENAWNPQAWLDFLQKTRIGLIWVLRATSALAVLAIVLYVLNASAARWRYVLCASAAALTLALGSLASHSAAEEQALLATLSYAVHLIVASAWFGGLPGVILVASSSAGATTGSTEQRTRASDVLNRFSAIALPTMIAVVASGVVVANRMIDTNYAGLVATTYGWLLITKVTLLAVILSIASRAKSVWVPSLKQSSETAVAAGQKLTTWVKIEFLLAILLVIVATLLANAVPAKHDIIDNWPYPFRFSIDATWGDWLVRTLVGVGIVFLMLTAATIILGRRKSWKASWRIAVPTVLGIFGLAATFYPIAVQSYPETYRKTPVPFDAISIANGVELFTGNCIPCHGPQAKGNGVLAKTLPKQPVDLLTEPHTAMHTAGDFFHWLTYGRFNGIMPPFGEKFSEEERWDVLNFLHANSRGYQSRIITPRILPEQPFMATPNFSYTGHDGSSGTLKDFRGKQAVLLVLFSWPESRGRLDQLRTAAATITGKNTAILAVPMTDLPPDELAAAIHGMPFPVVTQGAREIARSYALFRRTLSIPDLFGEGTRPKHMEFLFDRYGYLRARWIPDGDGSGWTDIAFLAQQITQLNQEREILPPPGDHVH; this is encoded by the coding sequence ATGATCGAGGCTGCCGGTGCGCTGTTCCGCTTTCTGCAACTAGCGTCCAACATGATATTGATCGGTGGTTGCATCTTTTTAGCAATCGCCGAGCAGACATTCGCCGGCTCCGGACATCCGTGGCCGACCCACCTAAAAAAGACCTTTCCCTGGCTGGCACTTGCAATTCTGATTGGGCTATTCGGTCTTTTGGCGACCACCACTGCGCAAGCGACCGGAGTCCCTGAAAATGCCTGGAATCCACAAGCCTGGTTGGATTTCTTGCAAAAGACCAGAATCGGCCTTATTTGGGTCCTACGTGCGACCAGCGCTCTCGCGGTTCTTGCGATTGTCCTGTACGTTCTGAATGCGTCCGCGGCACGATGGCGCTACGTCCTGTGTGCATCAGCCGCTGCGCTGACCTTGGCCCTCGGCTCACTCGCCAGCCATTCGGCAGCCGAAGAACAAGCGCTGCTCGCTACCTTGTCCTATGCCGTGCATCTTATCGTGGCCAGCGCCTGGTTCGGCGGCCTCCCGGGAGTCATCCTGGTCGCCTCTTCATCCGCCGGCGCCACGACAGGCTCGACCGAACAAAGAACGCGCGCCAGCGACGTGTTGAACCGGTTTTCAGCGATAGCTCTCCCCACGATGATCGCCGTCGTCGCGTCAGGCGTCGTCGTGGCCAATCGTATGATTGACACCAATTATGCCGGACTGGTCGCAACCACTTATGGCTGGCTCCTCATCACAAAGGTGACGTTACTTGCCGTCATTCTTTCCATCGCCTCGCGAGCAAAGTCTGTTTGGGTACCATCACTCAAGCAGAGTTCTGAAACAGCCGTAGCGGCCGGACAAAAGCTCACGACATGGGTCAAAATCGAGTTTCTCCTCGCCATCCTCTTGGTGATCGTTGCGACCTTACTGGCCAATGCTGTCCCCGCCAAGCATGACATCATTGATAACTGGCCCTATCCATTCCGTTTCTCGATCGACGCCACGTGGGGCGACTGGCTTGTACGGACTCTCGTAGGGGTTGGAATCGTGTTCCTCATGCTAACCGCCGCGACGATCATTCTCGGTCGTCGGAAAAGCTGGAAGGCCTCGTGGCGGATCGCGGTGCCGACAGTCCTGGGGATCTTCGGACTCGCCGCAACCTTCTATCCCATCGCCGTGCAATCGTACCCGGAAACGTATAGGAAAACCCCGGTACCGTTCGATGCCATTTCCATCGCAAACGGTGTCGAGCTCTTTACCGGAAATTGCATTCCTTGTCATGGACCCCAAGCAAAAGGGAACGGTGTGCTGGCCAAGACGTTACCGAAACAACCGGTAGACCTTCTCACGGAGCCTCATACCGCCATGCACACGGCGGGCGATTTCTTCCATTGGCTGACCTACGGGCGATTCAACGGGATCATGCCGCCCTTCGGCGAAAAATTCTCCGAGGAGGAGCGCTGGGATGTGCTGAACTTTCTTCATGCCAATTCCCGAGGGTATCAATCGAGAATCATTACCCCCCGCATTCTCCCTGAGCAACCGTTCATGGCTACGCCCAACTTCTCGTACACGGGGCACGACGGGTCGAGCGGCACCTTGAAGGATTTTCGCGGGAAACAAGCCGTGCTGCTCGTTCTCTTCTCCTGGCCGGAGTCGCGCGGGCGGCTTGACCAATTACGCACGGCTGCCGCCACGATCACCGGAAAGAATACGGCCATCTTGGCAGTTCCCATGACCGACCTGCCTCCGGATGAACTTGCCGCGGCCATTCACGGTATGCCCTTTCCTGTCGTCACGCAGGGCGCACGAGAGATCGCCCGCAGCTATGCCCTCTTCCGTCGAACCCTCTCCATTCCGGACCTGTTCGGTGAAGGGACACGCCCGAAGCACATGGAATTTCTCTTTGACCGCTACGGGTATTTGCGGGCGCGATGGATCCCTGATGGCGACGGGTCGGGATGGACGGATATTGCTTTCCTGGCACAGCAGATCACCCAACTCAATCAAGAGCGAGAGATCTTGCCTCCTCCCGGCGATCACGTTCATTGA
- a CDS encoding FMN-binding protein, with the protein MIIGFVCLFITLSLMPTPSIGAERIWDSDLKRYLTDQEMNMAEVYLREEEGIKLMLPNSERIRKDVIRLGSEKKSLIQDRIGWKFPEESFEIYIGETGDQVDGYAVVQNTIGKHKPMTYMVGVDNKGLVSDIELLVFREARGSEVRQKRFNAQYEGKSVLDPVRINKDIINISGATMSVRSMSAGIKRVLVLIDEFYLKPAGIGSDTLAAKKDRGLLPSIFGN; encoded by the coding sequence ATGATTATCGGCTTCGTCTGCTTGTTCATCACCTTGTCCCTGATGCCGACTCCATCGATCGGTGCCGAACGGATTTGGGACAGCGATCTTAAGCGCTATTTGACCGACCAAGAAATGAACATGGCTGAGGTCTACTTAAGGGAGGAAGAAGGCATCAAGCTCATGCTGCCGAACTCCGAACGGATTCGGAAGGATGTCATCAGGCTCGGCTCCGAGAAAAAGTCTCTTATCCAGGACCGGATCGGCTGGAAGTTTCCGGAAGAGTCTTTCGAGATCTACATCGGTGAAACCGGAGATCAGGTCGACGGCTATGCGGTCGTCCAAAATACCATCGGCAAACATAAACCGATGACGTATATGGTCGGTGTCGATAACAAGGGTTTGGTATCCGATATTGAGCTCCTTGTGTTTCGGGAAGCGCGTGGGAGCGAAGTTCGTCAGAAGCGATTCAACGCCCAGTATGAGGGCAAATCCGTTCTCGATCCGGTTCGGATCAACAAAGACATCATCAATATCAGCGGCGCCACAATGTCCGTGCGTTCAATGAGTGCAGGCATTAAACGCGTCCTTGTGTTGATCGATGAGTTCTACTTGAAGCCGGCCGGGATCGGCAGCGACACACTGGCCGCCAAAAAAGACAGGGGTTTGTTGCCGTCCATATTTGGGAACTAG
- a CDS encoding methane monooxygenase/ammonia monooxygenase subunit B, with protein sequence MNAKHAFKLWIMGICGVATLAFTPVLDITPAFAHGERSQEPFLRMRTVNWYDTEWVGKSTKVNDVTELRGKFHLSEDWPRAVVKPTRTFLNIGSPSSVFVRLSSKINGTPMFVAGPMEIGRDYEYVVVLKARLPGHHHIHPMFAVKDAGPIAGPGGWMDITGRYEDFTNPIKTLTGETFDSETMGTATGIMWHLFWAAVAIFWVGFFMIRPMYLVRARVLAAYGDEILLDPIDRKVGAAVLIFVLVVVVVGYLAADSRHPVSVPLQAGETKVKPMPIKPNPFVVEVTHAEYDVPGRALRMTLHATNNGTEPVTIGEFTTAGIRFTNKMGATKLDPNYPAELVASAGLTMDNEAPILPGQTVDIKIESKDVLWEVQRLVDILHDPDQRFAGLLMSWTEKGDRLINPIWAPVLPVFTRLGA encoded by the coding sequence ATGAACGCCAAACACGCCTTTAAACTCTGGATAATGGGAATTTGCGGGGTGGCGACGCTGGCATTCACGCCGGTTCTCGATATCACTCCTGCATTCGCTCACGGAGAGCGATCGCAGGAACCATTCCTGCGGATGCGTACCGTGAATTGGTACGACACTGAATGGGTTGGAAAGTCGACCAAGGTTAATGATGTGACAGAGCTGCGGGGCAAGTTTCATTTGTCCGAGGATTGGCCTCGTGCGGTTGTCAAACCGACACGGACGTTCCTCAACATCGGTTCTCCCAGTTCCGTCTTTGTGCGTCTCAGCTCAAAGATCAATGGGACGCCAATGTTTGTTGCGGGTCCCATGGAAATTGGCCGAGATTACGAGTATGTGGTCGTCTTGAAGGCTCGACTCCCCGGCCATCATCACATCCATCCGATGTTTGCCGTTAAGGATGCCGGTCCGATCGCAGGGCCAGGTGGATGGATGGACATCACGGGTCGATATGAGGATTTCACCAATCCGATCAAGACCCTTACCGGAGAAACGTTCGACTCAGAAACGATGGGTACTGCCACCGGTATCATGTGGCACCTGTTCTGGGCGGCCGTGGCCATCTTCTGGGTCGGCTTCTTCATGATCCGGCCGATGTACCTGGTCCGTGCACGGGTGCTGGCAGCGTATGGGGATGAGATTCTGCTTGACCCCATCGATCGGAAGGTCGGAGCTGCGGTGTTGATCTTCGTGTTGGTCGTGGTGGTCGTCGGATACTTGGCGGCAGATTCACGCCATCCTGTCAGTGTACCGCTTCAGGCCGGTGAGACCAAGGTCAAGCCGATGCCGATCAAGCCGAACCCGTTCGTGGTGGAAGTCACTCACGCTGAATACGACGTCCCAGGCCGGGCCTTGCGCATGACTCTTCATGCGACCAACAACGGAACCGAGCCTGTGACCATCGGTGAATTCACGACCGCTGGTATCCGGTTTACCAACAAGATGGGGGCAACCAAACTTGATCCAAACTATCCGGCTGAGCTAGTCGCATCAGCCGGCTTGACGATGGACAATGAAGCCCCAATCCTGCCTGGTCAGACGGTCGACATCAAGATTGAGTCCAAGGACGTTCTGTGGGAAGTGCAGCGGTTGGTGGACATCCTCCACGATCCGGATCAGCGCTTCGCAGGATTGTTGATGTCCTGGACCGAGAAGGGTGATCGACTTATCAATCCGATCTGGGCTCCGGTTCTCCCTGTCTTTACACGACTGGGCGCCTAG
- a CDS encoding methane monooxygenase/ammonia monooxygenase subunit A, with translation MFRTDEIIKASKLPPEGVAMSRHIDYIYFIPILFVTIVGTFHMHFDLLAGDWDFWIDWKDRQWWPIVTPVTAITFCAALQYYNWVNYRQPFGATITILALLAGKWVTIVAAWWWWSNYPYNFVMPSTLLPSALVLDIVLLLTRNWTLTAVIGAWLFAALFYPTNWAIFAYSHTPLVIDGTLLSWADYMGFAYVRTGTPEYIRMIEVGSLRTFGGHSTMISSFFAAFASSLMYILWWQFGKFFCTSYFYLTDDRQRTTKVYDVFAYATLANQDKAKVGGKA, from the coding sequence ATGTTTAGAACCGATGAGATTATTAAGGCCTCGAAGTTGCCGCCGGAAGGCGTGGCGATGTCCAGGCACATCGATTACATTTATTTCATTCCGATCTTGTTTGTGACCATCGTGGGCACGTTCCACATGCACTTCGACCTGCTGGCGGGCGACTGGGATTTCTGGATTGATTGGAAGGATCGGCAGTGGTGGCCGATCGTGACGCCCGTCACGGCGATTACCTTTTGTGCGGCTCTCCAATATTACAATTGGGTGAACTATCGCCAGCCCTTTGGGGCGACGATCACCATCCTGGCGCTGCTGGCCGGGAAGTGGGTGACGATCGTGGCCGCCTGGTGGTGGTGGTCGAACTATCCGTATAACTTCGTCATGCCGTCCACTCTGCTGCCGAGCGCGCTGGTGCTGGACATCGTCTTGTTGTTGACCCGGAACTGGACGTTGACGGCGGTGATCGGCGCGTGGCTGTTTGCCGCGTTGTTCTATCCGACCAACTGGGCCATCTTCGCCTATAGCCATACGCCGCTCGTCATCGACGGCACCTTGCTGTCGTGGGCGGACTACATGGGCTTTGCGTATGTTCGGACCGGGACGCCGGAGTACATTCGGATGATCGAAGTGGGCTCGCTGCGCACGTTCGGCGGGCACAGCACCATGATCTCCTCGTTCTTCGCGGCGTTCGCGTCGTCGTTGATGTACATCCTGTGGTGGCAGTTCGGGAAGTTCTTCTGCACGTCCTACTTCTACCTGACGGATGACCGGCAGCGGACGACCAAAGTGTACGATGTGTTCGCGTACGCCACGTTGGCGAACCAGGACAAGGCCAAAGTCGGAGGGAAAGCATGA